A genomic region of Euwallacea fornicatus isolate EFF26 chromosome 32, ASM4011564v1, whole genome shotgun sequence contains the following coding sequences:
- the baz gene encoding partitioning defective 3 homolog isoform X4: MFDSCQTLSSGPKCTDVAEKIVQLFGWRTQSYNVEKLQRNVAGRSTTRISITRTKPKNEKTGVDKQSPEAWVSVHNLQSQGGGILDPDDRLSDVADDREQILASFEDGDGSHVHHGGGDGASGSSVGTGSPDIFHDGDHKYGPTYPRTDIEVTGEQIASGVPSLQVRRGSEPTLNQLPVGPPAPSEHNKRWSAAPLILEAPTTSTHPASDWRDDSREDEDPGFKRIARDGSNRLSMQFLGDANGYRWAEAAERLANTKSHTSTSLPRETRRKEPLGQANSSPTSWPSERTEFIVIRNQPGPLGIHVVPDYDGSGKDRGLLVQGIEPGGRIDRDGRLAIYDRIIEINGQNLINIPFQRVQEIFKLSLISPELRLKVVKTSGLEGLRRPPAPIYPSYQDKENNGMVEGEQKQSTNTKIATVSPTKKVPAISKNLKGLLTANTRKIGRKIEIELVKGPRGLGFSITTRDNPAGGNCPIYIKNIIPEGAAVEDGRLKIGDRLLQVNEDEMTGKSQSEAVAILRKVPAGSKVKIVVSRQEDVLVNNGLPRVIPPEKSDSTMVFPWKHREILTFNIPVHDSEKAGLGISVKGKTSESGDLGIFIKSVINGGAASRDKRLRTNDQLLNVNGISLLQQSNSDAMETLRKAMLHTEGPVPGNITLTIARRASSPGSSRNRSNESLLNASQTSQELCNSQELSSERSGENSNSNTSNGSTNTIIYNPHHNAVIPSQLSPMQTWNPVLERLTGKQQLRNESYYKATHDTWSSSMLANHSSFVHPINTTVNINNSEPVLIEDEYGSRVIPMHNQQQVAVHIQNRLISNTSDSRKDHEPDGKASLAVSAADKSAESASQTTLQSTDATYASQLSLENPRGFSRDAFGRQSMSEKRHATLDAKSTDTYQRTKKMREERIKKQTNIVRVGSVESVISVNRSSEHPEYADKLTELGPSLGMKKSSSLESLQTMVQEIQMQEEGDPAYSYRGPSGGLKVIRGKGCEESFRAAVVDPNHRSEMGAKKHWLLDGPVEEREIDGFSNVRGGPRQSSLNAALDGKNKAIKKKPGIFKGIGSMFRFGKHRKIDMVEPVQQYQQKTEFDNNANMSQYSQQSQHSQSSQNQQQNEDNQSHHSHSSHNTENSQSQRQIQHGDRPQEQNPIASSHNQSNNYQQQRDQQIQREPIYQRHGYIHRHPEQVQVIPENTIIPPVKYRQSSDHRRNDRDFVRQRQHRHTYFLSDDRDSLYDRQPQNQNRESQYGEFGRPGSRSGITEQTAGVPAFTHHVNYNELQMHISRKESLSDSQIVQMRLQVQQQRLKVEEESRKQHQYHSQRQPKPENQLRPASNYYEYETVQSVLNSRQIRQITPQIHSNPNSNQPPISHNINVYAHQDINSNSRPNLTNQQSRQQVNPRSNNVMGRQGSQPHRGPFVTQVTIGDHQKNGTKY, translated from the exons ATGTTCGATAGTTGTCAAACACTAAGCAGCGGTCCCAAGTGCACTGACGTGGCCGAAAAAATAGTGCAATTGTTCGGGTGGAGAACGCAATCTTACAATGTGGAGAAATTGCAAAGAAACGTGGCTGGAAGGTCGACAACGAGGATATCCATTACCAGAACCAAACCCAAGAACGAAAAAACTGGTGTCGATAAACAG AGTCCAGAGGCGTGGGTTTCAGTTCACAATCTGCAGTCTCAAGGAGGTGGAATCCTAGATCCAGACGACAGGCTGAGCGACGTAGCAGACGATAGAGAGCAGATTTTAGCGAGTTTTGAAGACGGGGATGGATCGCATGTCCATCATGGTGGAGGAGACGGAGCCAGTGGGAGCTCGGTCGGGACTGGAAGTCCCGATATTTTCCAT GATGGAGACCACAAGTACGGCCCGACGTATCCTCGAACTGATATCGAAGTGACGGGAGAACAAATCGCTTCCGGGGTTCCTAGTTTGCAAGTTCGAAGAGGCAGCGAACCTACACTGAACCAACTTCCTGTTGGACCTCCCGCTCCTTCGGAGCATAATAAGCGATGGAGTGCTGCACCTCTTATTTTAGAAGCTCCAACTACTTCCACTCACCCCGCTTCCGATTGGCGGGATGACAGCAGAGAGGATGAAGATCCAGGGTTCAAGAGGATTGCTCGAGATGGTAGCAATCGGCTGTCCATGCAGTTTTTGGGTGATGCAAATGGATATCGATGGGCTGAAGCAGCGGAGCGCCTTGCGAACACGAAGTCTCACACGAGTACATCTTTGCCTCGAGAAACTAGGCGAAAGGAACCTTTAGGACAGGCGAACAGCAGCCCTACTTCATGGCCTTCGGAGAGAACCGAATTTATTGTGATAAGGAATCAACCTGGACCTCTTG GTATTCATGTGGTACCTGACTATGATGGTTCTGGTAAAGATAGAGGGTTACTGGTGCAAGGAATAGAACCCGGCGGTAGAATAGATAGGGACGGAAGACTGGCTATTTATGATAGAATTATAGAAATCAATGGAcagaatttaattaacatCCCGTTTCAAAGGGTGCAAGAAATATTTAAGCTATCGCTTATATCTCCAGAGTTAAGACTGAAAGTAGTTAAGACTTCCGGTTTGGAGGGTTTACGGAGACCCCCTGCACCGATTTATCCTAGTTATCAGGATAAAGAGAATAATGGAATGGTGGAAGGGGAGCAGAAAC AGAGTACAAATACTAAAATTGCGACGGTGTCCCCAACGAAGAAAGTTCCTGCTATTTCAAAGAACTTGAAAGGGCTGTTGACGGCTAACACTAGGAAAATCGggaggaaaattgaaattgaactgGTTAAAGGGCCCAGAGGGCTTGGGTTTAGCATCACCACTAGAGATAATCCTGCAGGAGGAAACTGTcctatttacattaaaaatataattccaGAA gGTGCCGCGGTGGAGGACGGTAGACTGAAAATTGGAGACAGACTTTTGCAAGTCAACGAGGACGAAATGACAGGCAAAAGTCAGTCGGAAGCAGTGGCCATATTGCGAAAAGTTCCTGCGGGAAGCAAAGTCAAAATCGTGGTGTCCAGACAAGAAGATGTTTTGGTTAATAATGGACTCCCCCGAGTTATT CCCCCTGAAAAGAGCGACAGTACGATGGTCTTTCCATGGAAGCATCGAGAAATCCTCACTTTCAACATCCCAGTTCATGATTCAGAAAAAGCCGGACTTGGTATCAGCGTTAAAGGCAAAACTAGCGAATCTG GTGACTTGGGGATCTTCATTAAAAGCGTCATCAACGGTGGCGCAGCCTCAAGAGACAAAAGACTGAGAACCAATGATCAGTTGCTCAACGTAAATGGAATATCGCTGTTGCAGCAATCGAACAGTGATGCCATGGAAACGTTGAGGAAAGCAATGTTGCATACTGAGGGCCCTGTGCCTGGAAATATCACGTTGACTATAGCAAGAAGAGCATCGTCTCCTGGGTCTTCAAGAAATAGATCAAACGAAAGTCTGTTGAATGCGTCGCAAACTTCACAG GAACTGTGCAACTCACAAGAATTATCTAGCGAACGATCGGGCGAGAATTCTAACTCTAATACGTCCAATGGATCAACCAATACTATTATCTATAACCCGCATCATAATGCAGTTATTCCAAGTCAATTAAGTCCAATGCAGACTTGGAATCCTGTTTTAGAGAGATTGACTG GAAAACAACAACTGCGTAACGAAAGTTATTATAAAGCGACGCACGACACTTGGAGCAGCAGCATGTTGGCGAACCATAGTTCATTTGTGCACCCTATCAACACAACCGTCAACATCAATAATTCTGAGCCAGTTTTAATCGAGGACGAGTATGGATCTAGAGTCATTCCTATGCACAATCAACAGCA GGTGGCCGTCCACATACAAAATCGACTGATTAGCAACACATCCGATAGTAGAAAGGACCATGAACCTGATGGCAAAGCAAGTTTAGCGGTAAGTGCAGCGGATAAAAGTGCGGAATCGGCGTCGCAGACTACATTACAAAGTACTGATGCCACCTACGCCAGTCAGTTGAGTTTGGAAAATCCGCGAGGTTTTTCAAG aGACGCTTTCGGCCGACAAAGTATGTCTGAGAAACGGCATGCAACGTTAGACGCTAAAAGTACAGACACCTATCAGAGAACGAAGAAAATGCGAGAGGAAAGGATTAAGAAGCAAA CTAATATAGTACGAGTTGGCTCGGTGGAATCAGTCATAAGCGTGAATCGATCATCCGAACATCCTGAGT ATGCTGACAAGTTAACTGAACTAGGACCCTCCCTTGGtatgaaaaaatcatcaaGCTTAGAGTCATTGCAAACTATGGTGCAGGAG ATTCAAATGCAAGAAGAAGGTGATCCTGCATATAGCTATAGAGGCCCCTCTGGGGGTTTAAAGGTAATTCGTGGTAAAGGCTGCGAAGAGAGTTTTAGAGCTGCAGTGGTGGATCCAAATCACAGAAGTGAAATGG GTGCGAAAAAGCATTGGCTCTTAGATGGTCCTGTTGAAGAAAGGGAAATCGATGGTTTCTCCAATGTCAGAGGAGGGCCCAGGCAATCGTCGTTAAATGCCGCATTAGATGGGAAAAATAAAGCCATAAAAAAGAAACCAGGGATATTTAAAGGCATTGGTTCCATGTTTAG GTTTGGGAAACATCGTAAGATAGATATGGTAGAACCTGTTCAACAATATCAACAGAAAACGGAGTTCGACAATAATGCCAATATGTCTCAATATTCACAACAATCACAGCACTCACAAAGTTCACAGAATCAACAACAGAATGAGGACAATCAGAGTCACCATTCTCATAGTTCTCATAATACTGAAAATAGCCAATCTCAGAGACAAATTCAACATG GTGACAGACCTCAAGAACAAAATCCAATTGCATCCAGTCATAACCAAAGCAACAATTATCAGCAACAACGAGATCAACAAATCCAAAGAGAACCCATTTATCAAAGACATGGCTATATCCATCGTCACCCTGAACAGGTGCAG GTCATTCCTGAAAATACTATCATTCCACCGGTAAAATACAGACAAAGCTCCGATCACAGGCGGAATGATCGCGATTTCGTACGACAACGGCAACATAGACATACTTATTTCTTGTCAGATGACAGAGACAGTCTTTATGACCGACAACCACAAAACCAAAATAGAGAATCTCAGTATGGTGAATTCGGACGACCAGGTAGTAGATCGGGGATAACTGAACAAACTGCGGGAGTGCCTGCTTTCACCCACCACGTCAATTACAACGAACTTCAAATGCACATTAG CCGCAAAGAGTCGTTGTCTGACAGTCAGATAGTGCAGATGCGTCTGCAGGTACAACAGCAAAGGTTAAAGGTGGAGGAAGAGAG TCGGAAGCAACACCAGTACCACTCTCAGCGCCAGCCAAAGCCGGAAAATCAACTTCGTCCCGCATCGAACTATTACGAGTACGAAACCGTCCAATCAGTTTTAAATAGCCGACAAATACGTCAAATAACTCCGCAAATACATTCCAACCCAAATTCCAATCAACCACCTATTTCCCATAATATTAACGTTTATGCCCATCAGGACATCAATTCAAATTCCCGGCCAAACCTAACAAATCAACAAAGTAGGCAACAAGTTAACCCTAGGAGTAATAATGTGATGGGTAGACAGGGGTCTCAACCTCACAGGGGCCCCTTTGTGACGCAGGTCACTATAGGGGACCATCAGAAGAACGGGACGAAA taTTGA
- the baz gene encoding partitioning defective 3 homolog isoform X1, with amino-acid sequence MFDSCQTLSSGPKCTDVAEKIVQLFGWRTQSYNVEKLQRNVAGRSTTRISITRTKPKNEKTGVDKQSPEAWVSVHNLQSQGGGILDPDDRLSDVADDREQILASFEDGDGSHVHHGGGDGASGSSVGTGSPDIFHDGDHKYGPTYPRTDIEVTGEQIASGVPSLQVRRGSEPTLNQLPVGPPAPSEHNKRWSAAPLILEAPTTSTHPASDWRDDSREDEDPGFKRIARDGSNRLSMQFLGDANGYRWAEAAERLANTKSHTSTSLPRETRRKEPLGQANSSPTSWPSERTEFIVIRNQPGPLGIHVVPDYDGSGKDRGLLVQGIEPGGRIDRDGRLAIYDRIIEINGQNLINIPFQRVQEIFKLSLISPELRLKVVKTSGLEGLRRPPAPIYPSYQDKENNGMVEGEQKQSTNTKIATVSPTKKVPAISKNLKGLLTANTRKIGRKIEIELVKGPRGLGFSITTRDNPAGGNCPIYIKNIIPEGAAVEDGRLKIGDRLLQVNEDEMTGKSQSEAVAILRKVPAGSKVKIVVSRQEDVLVNNGLPRVIGIEESDEREAVLVPSTFHTNGNHQDIPPNIPPLPQSHLLQNRSPEKPLGSVAKIISQFQEAAILNNPPEKSDSTMVFPWKHREILTFNIPVHDSEKAGLGISVKGKTSESGDLGIFIKSVINGGAASRDKRLRTNDQLLNVNGISLLQQSNSDAMETLRKAMLHTEGPVPGNITLTIARRASSPGSSRNRSNESLLNASQTSQELCNSQELSSERSGENSNSNTSNGSTNTIIYNPHHNAVIPSQLSPMQTWNPVLERLTGKQQLRNESYYKATHDTWSSSMLANHSSFVHPINTTVNINNSEPVLIEDEYGSRVIPMHNQQQVAVHIQNRLISNTSDSRKDHEPDGKASLAVSAADKSAESASQTTLQSTDATYASQLSLENPRGFSRDAFGRQSMSEKRHATLDAKSTDTYQRTKKMREERIKKQTNIVRVGSVESVISVNRSSEHPEYADKLTELGPSLGMKKSSSLESLQTMVQEIQMQEEGDPAYSYRGPSGGLKVIRGKGCEESFRAAVVDPNHRSEMGAKKHWLLDGPVEEREIDGFSNVRGGPRQSSLNAALDGKNKAIKKKPGIFKGIGSMFRFGKHRKIDMVEPVQQYQQKTEFDNNANMSQYSQQSQHSQSSQNQQQNEDNQSHHSHSSHNTENSQSQRQIQHGDRPQEQNPIASSHNQSNNYQQQRDQQIQREPIYQRHGYIHRHPEQVQVIPENTIIPPVKYRQSSDHRRNDRDFVRQRQHRHTYFLSDDRDSLYDRQPQNQNRESQYGEFGRPGSRSGITEQTAGVPAFTHHVNYNELQMHISRKESLSDSQIVQMRLQVQQQRLKVEEESRKQHQYHSQRQPKPENQLRPASNYYEYETVQSVLNSRQIRQITPQIHSNPNSNQPPISHNINVYAHQDINSNSRPNLTNQQSRQQVNPRSNNVMGRQGSQPHRGPFVTQVTIGDHQKNGTKY; translated from the exons ATGTTCGATAGTTGTCAAACACTAAGCAGCGGTCCCAAGTGCACTGACGTGGCCGAAAAAATAGTGCAATTGTTCGGGTGGAGAACGCAATCTTACAATGTGGAGAAATTGCAAAGAAACGTGGCTGGAAGGTCGACAACGAGGATATCCATTACCAGAACCAAACCCAAGAACGAAAAAACTGGTGTCGATAAACAG AGTCCAGAGGCGTGGGTTTCAGTTCACAATCTGCAGTCTCAAGGAGGTGGAATCCTAGATCCAGACGACAGGCTGAGCGACGTAGCAGACGATAGAGAGCAGATTTTAGCGAGTTTTGAAGACGGGGATGGATCGCATGTCCATCATGGTGGAGGAGACGGAGCCAGTGGGAGCTCGGTCGGGACTGGAAGTCCCGATATTTTCCAT GATGGAGACCACAAGTACGGCCCGACGTATCCTCGAACTGATATCGAAGTGACGGGAGAACAAATCGCTTCCGGGGTTCCTAGTTTGCAAGTTCGAAGAGGCAGCGAACCTACACTGAACCAACTTCCTGTTGGACCTCCCGCTCCTTCGGAGCATAATAAGCGATGGAGTGCTGCACCTCTTATTTTAGAAGCTCCAACTACTTCCACTCACCCCGCTTCCGATTGGCGGGATGACAGCAGAGAGGATGAAGATCCAGGGTTCAAGAGGATTGCTCGAGATGGTAGCAATCGGCTGTCCATGCAGTTTTTGGGTGATGCAAATGGATATCGATGGGCTGAAGCAGCGGAGCGCCTTGCGAACACGAAGTCTCACACGAGTACATCTTTGCCTCGAGAAACTAGGCGAAAGGAACCTTTAGGACAGGCGAACAGCAGCCCTACTTCATGGCCTTCGGAGAGAACCGAATTTATTGTGATAAGGAATCAACCTGGACCTCTTG GTATTCATGTGGTACCTGACTATGATGGTTCTGGTAAAGATAGAGGGTTACTGGTGCAAGGAATAGAACCCGGCGGTAGAATAGATAGGGACGGAAGACTGGCTATTTATGATAGAATTATAGAAATCAATGGAcagaatttaattaacatCCCGTTTCAAAGGGTGCAAGAAATATTTAAGCTATCGCTTATATCTCCAGAGTTAAGACTGAAAGTAGTTAAGACTTCCGGTTTGGAGGGTTTACGGAGACCCCCTGCACCGATTTATCCTAGTTATCAGGATAAAGAGAATAATGGAATGGTGGAAGGGGAGCAGAAAC AGAGTACAAATACTAAAATTGCGACGGTGTCCCCAACGAAGAAAGTTCCTGCTATTTCAAAGAACTTGAAAGGGCTGTTGACGGCTAACACTAGGAAAATCGggaggaaaattgaaattgaactgGTTAAAGGGCCCAGAGGGCTTGGGTTTAGCATCACCACTAGAGATAATCCTGCAGGAGGAAACTGTcctatttacattaaaaatataattccaGAA gGTGCCGCGGTGGAGGACGGTAGACTGAAAATTGGAGACAGACTTTTGCAAGTCAACGAGGACGAAATGACAGGCAAAAGTCAGTCGGAAGCAGTGGCCATATTGCGAAAAGTTCCTGCGGGAAGCAAAGTCAAAATCGTGGTGTCCAGACAAGAAGATGTTTTGGTTAATAATGGACTCCCCCGAGTTATT ggtATTGAAGAGTCCGATGAAAGGGAAGCAGTTCTCGTGCCAAGCACATTTCACACCAACGGTAATCATCAAGACATTCCGCCCAATATTCCTCCGCTGCCACAGAGTCATCTACTGCAAAACAGGTCGCCCGAAAAGCCGCTGGGATCTGTAGCGAAAATCATCTCCCAATTCCAAGAGGCTGCAATCCTgaataat CCCCCTGAAAAGAGCGACAGTACGATGGTCTTTCCATGGAAGCATCGAGAAATCCTCACTTTCAACATCCCAGTTCATGATTCAGAAAAAGCCGGACTTGGTATCAGCGTTAAAGGCAAAACTAGCGAATCTG GTGACTTGGGGATCTTCATTAAAAGCGTCATCAACGGTGGCGCAGCCTCAAGAGACAAAAGACTGAGAACCAATGATCAGTTGCTCAACGTAAATGGAATATCGCTGTTGCAGCAATCGAACAGTGATGCCATGGAAACGTTGAGGAAAGCAATGTTGCATACTGAGGGCCCTGTGCCTGGAAATATCACGTTGACTATAGCAAGAAGAGCATCGTCTCCTGGGTCTTCAAGAAATAGATCAAACGAAAGTCTGTTGAATGCGTCGCAAACTTCACAG GAACTGTGCAACTCACAAGAATTATCTAGCGAACGATCGGGCGAGAATTCTAACTCTAATACGTCCAATGGATCAACCAATACTATTATCTATAACCCGCATCATAATGCAGTTATTCCAAGTCAATTAAGTCCAATGCAGACTTGGAATCCTGTTTTAGAGAGATTGACTG GAAAACAACAACTGCGTAACGAAAGTTATTATAAAGCGACGCACGACACTTGGAGCAGCAGCATGTTGGCGAACCATAGTTCATTTGTGCACCCTATCAACACAACCGTCAACATCAATAATTCTGAGCCAGTTTTAATCGAGGACGAGTATGGATCTAGAGTCATTCCTATGCACAATCAACAGCA GGTGGCCGTCCACATACAAAATCGACTGATTAGCAACACATCCGATAGTAGAAAGGACCATGAACCTGATGGCAAAGCAAGTTTAGCGGTAAGTGCAGCGGATAAAAGTGCGGAATCGGCGTCGCAGACTACATTACAAAGTACTGATGCCACCTACGCCAGTCAGTTGAGTTTGGAAAATCCGCGAGGTTTTTCAAG aGACGCTTTCGGCCGACAAAGTATGTCTGAGAAACGGCATGCAACGTTAGACGCTAAAAGTACAGACACCTATCAGAGAACGAAGAAAATGCGAGAGGAAAGGATTAAGAAGCAAA CTAATATAGTACGAGTTGGCTCGGTGGAATCAGTCATAAGCGTGAATCGATCATCCGAACATCCTGAGT ATGCTGACAAGTTAACTGAACTAGGACCCTCCCTTGGtatgaaaaaatcatcaaGCTTAGAGTCATTGCAAACTATGGTGCAGGAG ATTCAAATGCAAGAAGAAGGTGATCCTGCATATAGCTATAGAGGCCCCTCTGGGGGTTTAAAGGTAATTCGTGGTAAAGGCTGCGAAGAGAGTTTTAGAGCTGCAGTGGTGGATCCAAATCACAGAAGTGAAATGG GTGCGAAAAAGCATTGGCTCTTAGATGGTCCTGTTGAAGAAAGGGAAATCGATGGTTTCTCCAATGTCAGAGGAGGGCCCAGGCAATCGTCGTTAAATGCCGCATTAGATGGGAAAAATAAAGCCATAAAAAAGAAACCAGGGATATTTAAAGGCATTGGTTCCATGTTTAG GTTTGGGAAACATCGTAAGATAGATATGGTAGAACCTGTTCAACAATATCAACAGAAAACGGAGTTCGACAATAATGCCAATATGTCTCAATATTCACAACAATCACAGCACTCACAAAGTTCACAGAATCAACAACAGAATGAGGACAATCAGAGTCACCATTCTCATAGTTCTCATAATACTGAAAATAGCCAATCTCAGAGACAAATTCAACATG GTGACAGACCTCAAGAACAAAATCCAATTGCATCCAGTCATAACCAAAGCAACAATTATCAGCAACAACGAGATCAACAAATCCAAAGAGAACCCATTTATCAAAGACATGGCTATATCCATCGTCACCCTGAACAGGTGCAG GTCATTCCTGAAAATACTATCATTCCACCGGTAAAATACAGACAAAGCTCCGATCACAGGCGGAATGATCGCGATTTCGTACGACAACGGCAACATAGACATACTTATTTCTTGTCAGATGACAGAGACAGTCTTTATGACCGACAACCACAAAACCAAAATAGAGAATCTCAGTATGGTGAATTCGGACGACCAGGTAGTAGATCGGGGATAACTGAACAAACTGCGGGAGTGCCTGCTTTCACCCACCACGTCAATTACAACGAACTTCAAATGCACATTAG CCGCAAAGAGTCGTTGTCTGACAGTCAGATAGTGCAGATGCGTCTGCAGGTACAACAGCAAAGGTTAAAGGTGGAGGAAGAGAG TCGGAAGCAACACCAGTACCACTCTCAGCGCCAGCCAAAGCCGGAAAATCAACTTCGTCCCGCATCGAACTATTACGAGTACGAAACCGTCCAATCAGTTTTAAATAGCCGACAAATACGTCAAATAACTCCGCAAATACATTCCAACCCAAATTCCAATCAACCACCTATTTCCCATAATATTAACGTTTATGCCCATCAGGACATCAATTCAAATTCCCGGCCAAACCTAACAAATCAACAAAGTAGGCAACAAGTTAACCCTAGGAGTAATAATGTGATGGGTAGACAGGGGTCTCAACCTCACAGGGGCCCCTTTGTGACGCAGGTCACTATAGGGGACCATCAGAAGAACGGGACGAAA taTTGA